In Mytilus edulis chromosome 4, xbMytEdul2.2, whole genome shotgun sequence, the following proteins share a genomic window:
- the LOC139520200 gene encoding mesenchyme-specific cell surface glycoprotein-like — translation MRSLIIFLLSTPFVLSILQFRERGYVRLPYNTAGTFGFGRNGATKARYHAPTRMLYVIGTGTNLMHIIELTDPDTPAIRYTHEFNSAGDGEITDVQVCSDTVAVSIASNNKVSIGHVELFLPFTKNDNTLTMLGRLAVGSYPKDMAFNNDCSRLVVVNEGKLGLLNGVVNDPQGSMTIIVRNDQGFPPEINVNFQSFDNRVLEYVSKGVRYVFRGDSTANPSIEGSFSKDLEPESVAIDDVGRYAYISLQENNAILKFDLTNNQFIDIYPLGVKNWTSFDMDASDRDGGPNMKRHHIYSFYQPRDLKYGVINGQGYLLTANTGAMKQWTLANDGYEFSDGMRARALRNAGQIDEALVGADVLAKINNDADLGRLHIGTDDGLNNNQQLIQYPHSFGGRSVAMWNSVTFQRVYDTGDDLEREAMNKYPITFNGETNNVNLSPSGEMDLRSDDYGVEPTALDIGSFNGAPVMVTASRSGFIYVYNVVGTALSFQSVHRRGGTSQTWNNLYNSNQAGDALITDVGYMDETMSPSGQPMAFAVGSASSSIGLYDIYDDGNTK, via the exons ATGAGGTCATTAATAATTTTTCTTCTATCAACACCTTTCGTGCTGAGTATCCTACAGTTTCGAGAAAGAGGATACGTCAGACTCCCATACAATACTGCCGGAACATTTGGATTTGGGAGAAATGGAGCTACAAAAGCCAGGTATCATGCTCCAACTAGAATGTTATATGTTATTG GAACTGGTACAAATTTGATGCACATAATTGAGCTTACAGATCCGGACACACCAGCCATACGTTATACACATGAATTTAATAGTGCTGGAGATGGTGAAATTACAGATGTACAAGTATGCTCAGACACAGTAGCTGTTTCAATTGCCAGTAACAATAAGGTGTCTATTGGACATGTAGAGCTATTTTTACCATTCACTAAAAATGATAATACCTTAACTATGCTTGGTCGTCTAGCAG TTGGTTCATACCCAAAAGATATGGCTTTCAACAACGATTGTTCACGTTTGGTGGTTGTGAACGAAGGAAAACTTGGACTTCTAAATGGTGTTGTAAATGATCCACAGGGTTCAATGACCATTATTGTAAGAAATGACCAAGGTTTTCCACCAGAGATTAACGTCAATTTCCAAAGTTTTGACAACAG AGTTCTTGAATATGTTTCAAAGGGTGTACGATACGTATTCAGAGGAGACAGCACTGCTAATCCTTCTATTGAGGGGTCGTTTTCTAAAGATTTAGAGCCAGAATCTGTTGCTATTGATGACGTTGGTCGATACGCTTATATATCATTACAA GAAAACAATGCCATTCTTAAGTTTGACTTGACAAATAACCAGTTCATAGATATTTATCCCCTCGGTGTCAAAAACTGGACTAGTTTCGATATGGATGCTAGCGACAGAGATGGAG GGCCAAATATGAAACGTCATCAcatatattctttttatcaacCACGTGATCTTAAATACGGAGTTATCAATGGCCAGGGATACCTACTTACTGCTAATACCGGTGCTATGAAACAGTGGACCTTGGCAAATGACGGATACGAATTTTCAGATGGAATGAGGGCACGTGCTTTAAGAAATG CTGGACAAATAGATGAAGCTTTAGTTGGAGCTGATGTCTTAGCAAAGATTAATAATGATGCCGATTTAG GACGTTTACATATTGGTACTGACGATGGTCTGAACAACAACCAACAACTAATACAATATCCTCACTCTTTTGGTGGTCGTAGTGTTGCCATGTGGAATTCTGTAACATTCCAGCGTGTATACGATACTGGAGATGATTTAGAGAGAGAAGCTATGAACAAATATCCAATCACCTTCAATGGGGAGACCAACAATGTAAACTTATCCCCATCAGGAGAAATGGATCTCAGATCAGATGACTAT GGTGTTGAACCAACAGCTCTCGATATCGGTTCATTTAATGGCGCCCCAGTAATGGTAACAGCATCACGATCTGGATTTATATATGTGTACAACGTTGTGGGTACAGCTTTGTCATTCCAGTCAGTACATCGTAGAGGAGGTACCAGTCAAACATGGAACAATCTATACAACAGTAACCAAGCTGGTGATGCTTTAATTACTGATGTTGG GTACATGGATGAGACTATGTCCCCATCAGGTCAACCAATGGCATTCGCTGTTGGATCTGCTTCCAGTTCTATTGGATTATATGACATATATGATGATggcaatacaaaataa
- the LOC139520202 gene encoding complement C1q subcomponent subunit C-like: MKFVVLMTSLVCCGNVVLCHEKEIIEDLLNIIIKLKAVKKNGSYGVARLSVPAFTVTLSKHLTPQFNQIIKFESVKTNIGGHYSPSTGIFTAPRNGLYMISATIRPNGSAYLHCEIQVNGEMKEKLVGTRGSTGTANAVLQLKKGNKVFIKKRSP, encoded by the exons atgAAATTTGTTGTGCTCATGACAAGTCTGGTTTGCTGTGGAAATGTTGTTTTGTGTCATG aaaaagaaataattgaaGATTTACTGAATATTATCATCAAACTGAAGGCAGTAAAGAAGAATGGAAGTTATGGAGTAG CTCGATTATCTGTTCCGGCTTTTACTGTTACGTTGTCAAAGCATTTGACTCCACAATTCAATCAGATAATAAAATTTGAATCAGTGAAAACCAATATTGGCGGACATTACTCTCCTAGTACTGGAATATTTACAGCACCAAGGAACGGACTTTATATGATATCTGCAACAATAAGACCTAATGGGTCCGCTTATCTGCATTGTGAGATACAGGTCAATGGTGAGATGAAAGAAAAGCTAGTTGGAACCAGAGGCTCAACAGGAACTGCAAACGCCGTTTTACAGTTAAAAAAGGGAAACAAggtgtttattaaaaaaagatcACCGTAG
- the LOC139520203 gene encoding mesenchyme-specific cell surface glycoprotein-like, which produces MKTVVQLLLFTSAVYSQFQLNKLSYFKFPYTTNNNYGFLKDAAHKAAYDSQQRIMYVIGSQSGMSQPRLLHVIDISNPSAPNNLYTHSFDAIDNGRANDVAVCGDTVAVSIESSLATKEGHVELFKTFQRGNVQLVSFGREQVGVDPKGLAFTSDCQKLIIANEGRGDMDEIAQSFVDPQGTVTIMLRNDVGSPAVVTISFDLFLAGRETEYQNKGVRWVYRGNHNAGIVNKMSDDLEPEQVTISNDQRFAYVSLPENNAVARIDINAYNVNEIFPLGEKNWQYFGIDCSDQNGGKLSNYPVYSMRQASDIKIATFNGMEVLLTAEQGMIKRYTAAQGDEFDESKRARTIAEDDEFDEFDISWTADLKAAVRDNQRLGRWQVRYSDAPRSALGSIETVQGYGGRGISVHQTQTFTRLYDTEDELERKEFESYASTFNGEASNGGFSPLQQVDQRSDDHGPTPTAIAVGMFDTTPMVVVGTKTGLIHVYRDVNVALRHESVHREGQIAQPWNTLYTTNQTGDSVITDIGIINQAQSPNGKVLVWAIGSASGSLGIYELQFVSN; this is translated from the exons ATGAAGACAGTAGTACAACTTCTTCTGTTTACGTCAGCGGTGTATTCTCAGTTTCAGTTGAATAAACTTAGTTACTTTAAATTTCCTTATACTACCAACAATAACTATGGATTTTTAAAAGACGCTGCTCACAAAGCTGCTTATGATTCCCAACAACGGATAATGTATGTGATAG GTAGTCAATCAGGGATGAGTCAACCTCGTCTTCTTCATGTTATTGATATTTCTAATCCGTCCGCCCCAAATAACCTGTACACACACTCATTTGATGCTATTGACAATGGAAGGGCAAATGATGTAGCAGTGTGTGGTGATACGGTAGCGGTCAGCATAGAATCATCGTTAGCCACTAAAGAAGGACACGTGGAACTCTTTAAAACTTTTCAACGTGGAAATGTACAGCTAGTTAGTTTTGGGAGAGAACAAG TTGGAGTTGATCCTAAGGGACTTGCTTTTACGTCTGATTGCCAAAAGCTGATCATCGCTAACGAAGGTCGTGGTGATATGGATGAAATTGCTCAGTCTTTTGTTGATCCACAAGGCACAGTTACGATTATGCTTAGAAATGACGTTGGGTCTCCAGCTGTGGTCACCATCAGTTTCGACTTGTTTTTAGCTGGcag AGAAACCGAGTACCAAAATAAAGGAGTAAGATGGGTTTATCGAGGAAACCATAATGCTGGTATAgtaaacaaaatgtctgacgacCTTGAACCTGAACAAGTAACCATTAGCAATGACCAGCGATTCGCTTACGTGTCTCTACCT gaaaataatgCTGTTGCAAGAATTGATATCAACGCCTATAATGTTAATGAAATATTTCCTCTTGGAGAAAAGAATTGGCAGTATTTTGGTATCGATTGCAGTGATCAAAATGGAG GTAAATTATCAAACTATCCGGTTTATTCCATGAGACAAGCCTCTGATATTAAGATTGCTACGTTCAATGGTATGGAGGTACTATTAACTGCAGAACAAGGTATGATCAAACGATATACTGCTGCCCAAGGCGATGAATTTGACGAATCTAAGCGAGCAAGAACAATTGCCGAAG ATGACGAATTTGATGAATTCGATATTTCATGGACGGCTGATCTTAAAGCAGCAGTAAGGGACAACCAACGTCTTG GTCGATGGCAAGTGCGGTATTCAGATGCCCCTAGATCAGCACTGGGTTCTATTGAAACTGTTCAGGGTTATGGCGGTCGTGGTATTTCTGTTCATCAGACACAAACCTTTACTAGGCTGTATGACACTGAAGATGAACTTGAAAGAAAGGAATTTGAAAGTTATGCGTCAACTTTCAACGGTGAAGCAAGTAATGGTGGCTTCTCTCCACTTCAACAAGTAGATCAAAGATCTGATGATCAT GGACCAACACCTACTGCTATAGCAGTTGGTATGTTTGATACTACACCTATGGTAGTTGTTGGAACAAAAACAGGGCTCATTCATGTTTATCGTGATGTAAATGTTGCTTTACGACATGAAAGTGTCCACCGTGAAGGACAAATAGCTCAACCTTGGAATACCTTGTATACAACCAACCAGACTGGTGATAGCGTCATTACAGATATCGG TATTATCAACCAAGCGCAATCACCAAATGGAAAAGTTTTAGTTTGGGCTATTGGTTCTGCGTCCGGATCCCTAGGCATCTATGAACTACAGTTTGTCAGCAACTAA